In Acidimicrobiia bacterium, the sequence CGTGCGCACGTGGTCGCGCCGGTGCAGCCAGCCCGCGAGCCGCAGGTTCTCGTTGACGGTGAGCGACGGGAACACGCCCGCGCCGCCCGGCACCTGCACGACTCCGCGCCCCGCGACCTCGTTGGGAGGCGCGTACGTCATGTCGCGTCCGTCGAACACGATCGCACCGTTGGTCGCCTCGACGACACCGGAGATCGATTTCAACAACGTCGACTTGCCCGCGCCGTTCGTGCCGAGCAGCGCGACGATCTCGCCCTCGTCGATCTCGAAGTTGACGCCGAACAGCACCTGCACGCCGTCGTACGCGACGTCGAGATTGCGCACGAGCAGCAGTTTGGCGAGCCCCTGCTTGCGCAGGTACGCGACCTCGGCCTGCGCGGCCGTCGACGTCCACACGCGGTTGATGTCGGACTTCACGTAGAGCGACGCGGACGCGATCGTCCACGCGCCGATGAGGAAGATCGGGCCGACGAAGAGCAGGCCTTGGCGGATGCCCCAGTGATTCGAGATGTAGCCGACGACCTCGAGCGTGAGCACGCCGGGCACGACGAACAGCGACGACATCGAATAGCCGAGTGATCGCACCTTCGGCGGGATGCAGAGGCTCAGCGACGCGTAGATGCCCGGTGCGAGCAGCGACACGACACCGCCGATGAAGACGTTCAACACGATCGCGACCCAGAGCACGGGCGTGAGCGCGAACACGGTGAACGCGGCGGCGACGATCACGCCGACGACCGCGAGCAGGCGCAGGCCGAGCCCGGGATCGGTGAGCATCATGCGACTCGCGAGCGGGATGCCGAGCATGAGCCCGATCGCGGCCGCGGGCTCGGTGCCCGCGTTGATGAAGCCCCGAGCGCGCTCGTCGAGGTGGTAGATCTCCTGGTAGTAGAGCGACGTGAGGGTCACGAGCCCGACGATCGACGCCGCGAGGAACGGCAGCGAGTACCAGATCCGTCGCAGCGTGCGCACTTGCCAGAGGATGCGCACCGACTCCGCGAACGACGGTGGAACTTCGTCGGTCGCGATCGTCTCCGCGCTCGCGCCGGCGGCTTCGCGCTCCCAGTGACCGCGCAGCGGCTCGTGCAGCTTGAACGCGAGCACCGCGAACACCAGTGTCGGGAACGCGAACACGACGAACGGTGTGCGCCAGCCGAAGTAGTAGCCGAGCAGGCCGCCGCCGAACGCGCCGATCGCGGAGCCGACGGCGGTACCGATGCGATGGAAGCCGAAGACGTCGGTGCGCTTCTCGATCGGGTAGTAGTCGGCGAGCAGCGAGTTGTGTGTCGGCGTGACGACGGCCTTCCCGACGCCCGAGCCGCTGCGCATGATCCACAGCAACCAGATCGTCGTCGCAGCTCCGGTCGCGAGGCCGAACACCGCCCACACGAACGCGCCGGCGATCGCGATCGACACGCGGTGCAGCCGGTCGGAGAAGTAGGCGAGCGGCACTTCGAGCAGCAGTCCGCCGAGGAGCGTGAGCGCGATGAGCGTGAGGACGCCTTGGTCCGACAGGTGGAACGCGTCGCGGATGTCGGGCACGAGCACCGCGAGCGCGGAGCGATCGAGCTCGGCCGCCGCGTTCAGGCCGAAGAGCACGATCAGTGGGTAGACACGTTCGGCGCCGGTCAGCTCCGCGAAGTAGCGCTTGGGCGTGCGCGGCTTGTGCAGCCGCACCGTGCCGATGTCGAGGCCGAGGATCTTCACCGCGCCGGCTCCGTGAGCTCCGGCTCCGATTCCGGCTTCGATTCCGACGCCGATGGTTGCGCGGAGACCGTGGGGATCTCGGGCGCGGCCGTCGCGACCATCGTGTCGGCAACGAGGCTCGGCACGCGGATGCCGCGCCGCCGCGCGAACCAGCGCAGACCCTCGTCGCGCAGGTCGCCGAACGCGCCACCGAGCCCGCCCGGGAGCAGCATGAGCACGAGCAGCATGCCCGCTCCGGTCGCGAGGAACGACCACTCCGACGGCAGGAACCAGTTGATGCCCTGCACGTAGATCGCGCCAGCGATCGCGCCCGACATCGAGCCGAGACCGCCGACGACGACCATCGAGAAGACGGTGAGCGCGGCGGCAGGTTGGAAGTTGGCGAGGTCGAGCGCGCGCTGCTGGTGCACGAACAGCGCGCCGGCGACACCCGAGATGAACCCCGACACCGCGAACGCGATGACCACGGCGCGGCGCGCGTCGATGCCGTACGACTCCGCGGCCCGCTCGTTCTCGCGCGTGCCGATGAGCACGCGTCCCGTACGGCTCGTGCGCAAACCGCGTACCGCGACGAGCGTCAGCCCGAGCATCACGAGGATCAGGACGTAGAAGCGCGTCTCGCTCCCGACCGCGATCGCGCCGAACACGCGCGTGCGCTCGATCCGGCCCTTCGGCAACCACGACGAGAAGAACTGCGGGTTCAGGAGATAGCTCGACGTGACGAGCGCGAGCGCGAGGGTCGTGACCGCAAACGAGAGCCCGCGGGCGCGCAGCGTCGGCAATCCGACGACCGTCATCACGACCGCACCGACGCAGCCACCCGCGAGCATCACGAGCGACATGTCCCAGTGGTATCGGGTCGTGAGCGAACCCGCGACCGCGGCCGCGATGCCGACGACCGCGACCTGTCCCAGGCTCACCTGGCCGGCCCAACCCGTGAGCACGACGAGCGAGATGCCGATCATCGCGAAGATGCCGATCGTGCCCGCGAGCAGCACGCGGCTCTCACCCATGAACAGCGGGACCGCCGCGAGCCCGAACAGCGCCAGCAAACCGAGCACCCACTGCGCGGCGACGACCTCGCGTACGCCGCGCAATTCGTTCGGGATCGGCCGCGTCTCGCGCGTCGCCTGCCAGGTCGAGACGTCGTCGGCGCCGACGCGGTTGCGACTCCGGTCCCGTGCGAAGAGCACGGCGACCACGATGATGAGGGCGATGACCGCGTCGCGGTAGCCGTCCTGGTTCCACGCGAACTTCACGCTCTGGTCGACGACGCCGAGCCCGATCGCGGCGCCGACGATCGTCGGCATCTTCTCCATGCGCCCGATCACCGCCGCGCCCAGCGCGGGCAGCAGGATCTCCGGTCCGAGCACCTGGCCGATGCTCACGCCGACGACGCCGGCGCGCAGGAACAGCCCGACGAACGCGAGGACCGCCGAGATCATCCACACGATCGTGTGCAGGCGCTTCACCGGGACTCCGAGCAGCAGCGCGCGGCTCGCGCTCTCCGCGCTGCCGCGCAGGCCGATGCCGATCGCGCTGAAGCGCATGAACCACGCGAGCGCGAGCAGCACGAGCGGCGCGACGACGAAGACCGCGACGTCGTTGCCGTTGAACGCGACCTGCCCGAACGTGAAGTCGACGTGAACGGGCGGGCTGTATTGCGGCGACGACAGGTTGCCGAACCAACCGGGCATGAAGAACGAGAAGCCGACGAGCACCTGCGTGATCCCGATCGTCGCGACCGTGAGGATCAGGCGCGGCGCGGTGAAGAAGCGGCGGACGAAGATCAGCTCGACGAGCGCGCCGAGCACCGCGGCCGAGAGCAGGCCGACCGGCATCGCGAACCAATAGCTCCAGCCCTTGGCGAGGATGAGGAGCGACGCGAGCAGCGACGGCACGATGCCGAGGTCGGCCTGCGCGAAGTTGATGATGCGGTTGGCGCGGAACGTGAGGGCGAGGCCGACTGCGATGAGCGACGACAGGAGCCCGAGCTCCGCGCCGTTGAGCGTGACGCCCCACGGCACGTGCCGCCAGAGCAGCCGCGAGCCGACGACGAGAACGAGGAACGGCGCGGCGGCCACGAGCGCGCGTCGCACCCCGCCGTCACGGGAGAGGTCGAGCGCGAGAAAACCGTGTTCGCGTTGGCGCGTTGCTGTGTCGCCGGTGTCGTGCAGCTGCGGCTCCCCCCGAAGCACGTTCACCCTTGCTCCTCACCGCCCACGCCGGCGTCCCCTTCCGGCGCGCGCGGGCGCCATGGTCGCACGCGCCTCCGTGGCAGTGGCGTCACCTGCCCGCAGCAGCGCCCGCAACGTGTCGGTGACGGTCGCGGTGGCGGCGGCGAGCCCGAGGTTGCGGCGCACGCGGAGGAACTCCCACGACTCGGAGCTCGTGAGCGCGTCGCAGGCGTCGAGGGTGCGGGCACGCGTCTCGGGCCCGAGCGCGTCGAGCTCGATCGCGAAGACCCGTTCGAGCTCGACGCGGCCCTGACGGCGCGCGTAGCGGGTCGCGTTCGCGAGCGCCGGCGACCACGGCTCCTGCAGCGCAGTCGCCTTCGCGACCGGTGCGATCGCGTCCAGCACGGCCGTGCGTTGGTTCGAGAACGCGACGAGCCGGTCCTCGAACGGACCGTCGGTCGACAGCGGCCGCACGAGCGCGCCGACGCGGGTGCGCTGCTCGCGTGCGGCGGCGAGGAAGAGATCGTCGAGGTCCTCGAAGTGGACATAGACCGAGCGCAGCGAGATGCCCGCGCGCTCGGCGATGCGCCCCGCCGTCGGCCGGAGGTCGCCTTCGGCGATGAGACCGAGCAGGGCCCGGACCACCGCGTCCCGCGTCCGCCGCGCGCGCGCCGAGCGGCCGTCGAGCGTCGGTTGCGCAGCCGGTTGCGGCGTTGCCACCGGCGGACCCTACGGTTTGTTTCACACCCTGTGCAATGCTTCCGGGCGGGCCCGCTGCGCTCCTTCGTCGCTCCGTTCGCCGCCGCGTGCCAGTGACGGGTGTCACCGCGGTGCGGGCCGAAGGCACCCGTACACTCCGCTCGCATGCAGGAACCCGCGTCGCCGGCGCCGCTCCGGCTGACGATTGCGGCGCGCAGCGGGTCGATCCACCTGCGCAGCGCCCCCGGAGCGCGGGTCGAGGCCCCCGGCGCGCGGGTGCTCCACGAAGCCGAGGGCTCGGTACGCGTCGAGGCGTCATCTCGGAACCTCGAGGTCACCTGCCCCGACGGCGCCGACGTGATTCTCGGTACCGCGTCCGGGAAGGTGCGGCTGGAAGGCCGGTTCGGCGACGTGCGGGTCACGAGCGCGTCGGGGAGCGTCGAGATCGACTCGGTCGCGGCGCTCGACGTGCGGCTGAAGTCGGGATCGGTGACCGTCGAGTCGTGCACCGGCGACTGCCACGTCGTCTCCACGAGCGGCCGCATCGAGATCGAGCGCGCCGGTCGCGTCGACGTCGGCGGGAAGTCGGGCACGATCATCGTGAGATCGGCGGCGGGAGGTTGCATCCGCACGACGTCGGGACACATCGAGGTCGGGCTCGACCGCGCGGCCGACCTCGAGGTCCGTGGGGTGTCGAGCTCGATCGAGGTCGACCTCCCCGTGGGCGTCGCGCCCGCGCTCGACCTGCACTCGATGACCGGTTCGGTGCGCGTCGACGTCCCGAGCGGCGACGACTGTCAGATCGTCGTGCGTACGGTCAGCGGATCGATCAAAGTGCGATGACCGCGAGCGACGGGCCCGGCGCGGTCGTCTTCACCGACATCGTCGAGTTCACGCGCTACAACGCGGAGCGCGGCGACGATGCCGCAGTCGCGCTGCTCGAGCAGCAGAGCGCCGACGTACGCGCGCTGTTGCCGGAGTGCGCGCGCGTCGTGAAGGAGCTCGGCGACGGGTTGATGCTGTGGATCCCGGACGCGTGCGCCGCGCTCGAGACGTGCCTCGCGCTGCAGGACCGTGTCGGCGGTCGCGACGCGTCGAACGATGTCGACGCGATCGAGATCCGCGTCGGCGCGCACTGGGGGTCGCCGCGCCGCCGCGGCGACGACTTCGTCGGCAATGTCGTGAACCTCGCGGCGCGCATCGTCGACCTCGCGGCCGCGGGCGAGGTGCTCGTGTCCGAGGCGTTGCTCGCGGCCGCCGGCGACGCCGCCGCGCTGAACGCGAAGGCCGACGAGCTCGGGCCCGTGTTCGTGAAGGGCGTGCCCGATCCCGTTCCGCTCTACCGGCTCAACGCCCTTGGTTCTTGACCGCGGCGGCGGCTTCGGCCGCGGCGGCCGGGTCGAGGTAGCGACCCTTGAGCCCGAGCGCGTCGGCGTCGTGGATCGGTCGCAGGTCGTCGTCGAGCTCGTACACGAGGGGCATGCCGGTCGGGATGTCGAGCTCGACCACGCCCTCGTCGCTCATCCCGTCGAGATGCTTCACGAGCGAGCGCAAGCTGTTTCCGTGCGCGGCGACGAGCACGACGCGCCCCGCGCGCAGGTCGGGCGCGATCGACTCGTTCCAGTAGGGAAGCAGCCGCGCGACGACATCGCGGAGGCATTCGGTCTGCGGCAGCTGCTCGCGAGGCACGTCGGCGTAGCGCTCGTCGATGCCCGACATCGGGTCGTCGATCGCGAGCGGCGGCGGCGGCACGTCGTAGCTGCGGCGCCAGATCTTGAACTGCTCGGGGCCGAACTCCTCGAGCGTCTGCTTCTTGCTCTTTCCCTGGAGCGCGCCGTAGTGCCGCTCGTTCAGTCGCCACGAACGACGGACGGGGATCCACTTGCGCCCGAGGGTGTCGAGCGCGAGCTCCGCGGTGCGGATTGCGCGCAGCTGGACCGATGTGTGCAGCACGTCGGGCCGCAGGCCCGCGTCGCGCAGTTGCGTGCCGCCCCGCGCGGCCTCTTCCCGCCCGCGGTCGGTGAGGTCGACGTCGACCCATCCGGTGAACAGCCCGGAGACGTTCCACTCACTCTGGCCGTGGCGGAGCAGGATCAGCGTCGCGGTCACAGTCCGGACGCTAGCCGTGACCTCACATGCGCTTCGCTTCGATGATGCTGCGCAGGAACGTGCGGGTGCGCTCGCGCGTCGGCGCGCTGAAGACCTGCGCGGGCGGGCCTTCTTCCTCGATCCGGCCTTCGTAGAGGAACACGACCTTGCTCGCGACGTCGCGCGCGAAGCCCATCTCGTGTGTCGCGATGAGCATCGTCATGCCCTCGCTCGCGAGCTGGCCGACGAGCGTGAGCACTTCCGACACGAGCTCCGGGTCGAGCGCGCTCGTCACCTCGTCGAGGAGCATGACCCGCGGCTGCATCGCGAGCGCGCGGACGATCGCGACGCGCTGCTGCTGGCCGCCCGACAGCCGGTCCGGATAGTCGTCGCGCTTGTCCCAGAGCCCGATGCGGTTGAGCAGCGCGTGCGCGCGCTCGGCCGCGTCCTTCTGCGACAGCTTCAGCACCTTGCGGGGCGCGAGCGTGACGTTCTGCACGACGCTCATGTGCGGGAAGAGGTTGTAGCTCTGGAAGACGATGCCGATGTCCTGACGCAACGCGTTGAGGTCGACCCCGCGGCCCGACACGCGCTCGCCTTCGATGCGGATCTCGCCCTGTTCGATCGTCTCCAGCGCGTTCACACACCGCAGCAGCGTCGACTTCCCGCAGCCCGACGGACCGATGAGGCAGACGACCTGGTGCTCGTCGACGTTCATCGTGACGCCCTTCAGCACCTCGTTGTCGCCGAAGCGCTTGTGGACGTCGTCGAGCTCGATGAAGGCGGTCACTTGGCCTGCGTGCGCGCCTTGTCGCGATCGATGAGGAAGTCGACGAGGCGCGTGAACGGGATCGTCACCACGAGGAAGAAGATCGCGGCGCCGGTCACGGGCGACAGGTTGAAGTGGTTGTTCTTGAGGATCCCCGCGACGTTCAGGATCTCGGCGAGTCCGAGGAAGCCGACGAGCGCGGTGTCCTTCTGCAGCGCGACGAAGTCGTTGAGCAACGGCGGCAGGATTCGGCGTACCGCTTGCGGGATCACGACGAATCGCAGCGTCTGCCACTGGCTCAGTCCGAGCGAGCGCGCCGCCGCGGTCTGGCTCCAGTGCACGCTCTCGAGCCCGGCGCGGTACACCTCGGCCACGTACGCGCCGTACACGAGCACGAGTGCGAGCACACCGAGCCAGAAGAGCTGCGTGTCCGGCGCCATGTGGCTGTAGAAGGGCTCGATGTGCGCGAGCGGGAAGCCGAAGCCGACGAGGAAGATGACGATGATCGTCGGCACGCCGCGGAACACGTCGGCGTACGCGATCGCGAGCAGGCGGAGCGGGAGGAACTGACGGCCGGGCAGCTGGCGCACGACCGCGACGACGAGCGACCACACGAGCACGAGCGCCTCGGCGACGACGAACAACCGCACGTTCCACCAGAAGCCGCGGATCAGCGCGGTGTGGCTGCGCCAGATGAGTGACCACTGGAAGAGCACACCGCGCACGAGCGCGTGGTTCGCGCTGAGGAAGAACGCGCCGAACGCGATGATCGCGGCCATCAATCCGAGGCCGACGACGTAGAGGAGATCGCTCGTCGCGTCCTCGGCGAGCGTGCGCGCGTCGAGCAGCCGGTTCTCGCGCGCGAGCTTGCGCGCCGCGACCGTGCGCGCGATCGCACGCGCGCCGAACGCAGGGACCGCGAGCGTCGCGATCGCGAGCACCAGCTCGATCGCGAACGCGATCTCCGGACCCGGCGCGCCGATCGCGAGCGTCTGGTGGTAGCGGACGAGCTCCAACCACGTCACCGCGGTCAGCGCGAGCGCGGCGACCTCGCCGACGATCGCGCGCGCGACGCGCGGTCGGAAGCGCGACACCGCCCGGCGAGACCCGCCGGGCGGTGAGACCGTGCCGGAGACGCTCATCTCCGGACTACTCGTTCGGGATCGTGATCACCGGGATCGTGCCGGGGTCGGCGGTGAGGTCTTTGTCGGAGAGGGACTTCAGCTGACCGCCGCTCTTCATCGCGTCGAACACCGCGTTCACCTGGTCGAGGTTCGCCGAGCCCTTCGGGAGGATCGCGCCGTACTGGTCGGGACCGCCGGGCTGGTTGAACTGTGCGACGACGTGGAACGTGCCGTTCGAGCGGGCCGCCTCACCGAGGTTGATCGCGGTGTCGATGAGGATGGCGTCGACCTGGTCGGCCTGGAGCGCGGTGTACGCGTCGGCGAGCGACTCGTACGTGTGCGGACTGTTCACGCCGATCTTCTTGAGCAGGTCGACCGCGGTGGTCGCGGTCTGCACGCCCCAGTTGAGCTTCTTCGCGTCGGCGAGCGTCGAGACCGACTTGCCCGCCTTCATCAGGATGCCCTGCTGCGATTCGAAGTAGGGCTCCGAGAACGACACGACCTTGGCGCGCTCGGGCGTGATCGAGATCTGCGAGAGCGCGAGGTCGTAGTTCGTGACCGTGCCCGCGACGATCGCGTCGAAGCTCACGTTCCGCACGACGAGCTTCTGGAGCCCGAAGTCCTGCTGCATGCACTTCGCGAGGTCGTACTCGTAGCCCGACGTCACTTTGGTCGGGTCGGTGTCGCTGCCCTCCCAGAAGCCGGGCCCGGGCAGGCTCGTCACGACGGTGAGCGTGTCGGCGACGACGGGCGTGAAGCCCGCGGCACCTGCGGGCACCGAGCCGCACTCGGAGCTACCGGACGGCGCGCTCGTGGTGGTGGCGCCGGTGTCCTTGGTTCCGGACTTGCTGCCGCTGCTGCCGCACGCGGTGAGGCCGGCGACGAGCGCGAGCGCGACGCCGACGAATACGAATCGACGCATGGGGGTGATGACCTCCGCTGACGGCCGAGCGACCGGTTGGCTGGCGAACGGCAGGAACATAGATGCTCCGTGGTCCCGGCGCACCGATCCCGCGCGCGGTTGTTCGCCGCGCGCGGGCCGCGCGCGTCACCAACTCGACAGGTCGGCGTGGGCCGTCAGCCGGCGGCGGCGCCGTTGACGACGGGTGCGGGGATGGTGGTGCCGCCGCGGCTTCCGAAGAAGGGGAGGTTGGAGAAGTCGAAGGTGCCGCCGTCGCTTGCGATCATGAGGTAGCCGGTGCCGTAAGGGACCATGGCGACGACCGGGCGGATCAGGTGCGTGCCGCCCATGGAACCGAGGAAGTGCGCGTCGCCGAACGAGAACACGCCGCCGTCGGACGCCACCAACCAGTAGCCCGCGTTGTCGGGCGTCGGCACGAGACCGACGACGGGCTGGTTGAGCCGGACGCCGCCCATCGAGCCGCGGAAGCGCGCGTCGCCGAACGCGAACACGCCGCCGTCGGATCCGACCATGTAGTAGCCGCCGCCGGTCGGCGTCGCGACCGAGCCGACGATGTGACCGTTCAACGAGATCGACCGGAGGTCGCCGTAGAGGTGCGCGTCGCCGAATGGCAGCACGCGTCCCTTCGATGTGAAGAGCCAGTACCCCCGGCCCGTTGGTGTCGCCGAGAGGCTCGTGACGAGCTCCCCGGCCGCGAGCGAGCCCGGAGCCGCGTTCCCGAGATACGGCGCGTCGCCGTACGTGTACACCTGTCCCGCGGCGTTCACGATCCAGTAGCCGTTGGTCGACGGCGTGCGCTCGATGTCGACCGCGTTCGCGGTCGGCGCGTCGCCGCGATGATCGATCCCACCGAACGCGTACACCGCGCCATTGGATCCGAGCATCGCGTAGCCGATGCGGTGGGTGACGGTGAGCACGCCGCTGATCGTGAGCGTGACCGACTCGTCGACTTCCGAGAACTGGACGCGAATCACCATGTGCGCACTCGTCAGATCGGAGTCGCCGGTGACGTCGACCCGATAGCAGCTGGCGTCGCCGACGGGTCCGCATGCGTTCCCCGGGAGTGAGGTCAATCTCCCGGAGAGGTCGGCGCCGTCGGAGCGCGTGAACGCTGCGCTTCTGAAGAACCCGTCGCCGAGCCAGAACCGGCCGCTGCCGAGCTGGCTGGTCGAGGCGTAGTGCCCGTCGAAGTAGGGATACTCGCCATTGGGATCGGGGTGGAACGTGCCGGTGCCGGTGCCCGTGACGACCTGGCTCGCGGTCGCGGCTCGCGGTCCGGAGACCGCCGGCGCGGGTGATGGCGCGGCGAGCAGCAACGCGGCCGGCGTCAGGCCGAGGATGAGAAGTCGCTTCAGAAGTCGTCCCACGCAGTCATAGGCGCACGAGCGCGCCGATCGGTTGAGGGTCGAAGTGATTTTCTGCCGGGCAGGTAGCTTCCGAGCCGTGGAAGTCGTCTCGCTGTGTACGGGGAACGCGGCGCGGTCGGTGATGGCCGGGGTGCTGCTCGCCGAGCACGTGCCCGGTCTCACGGTGGTGACGTCGGGAACGCACGTCATCGAAGGCATGCCGATGAGCTGGCGGACGCGCGATGCGATCGTCGGGCTCGGCCTCGAGGTGCCCGCGCACCGTTCGCGTCAGGCGACCGTCGAGGAGCTCGACCGCGCCGACCTCGTGATCGCGCTCGCGTGCGAGCACGTCATGTGGATGCGGCGCGTGCATCCGCACGCGGCGGCGCGCACCGGGACGCTCAAGCGACTTGCGCGCGACCTCGGTGACGGACCCGAGCCGTTCACCGCGCGCGTCGCCGCGCTCGATCTCGAATCGGTCGTGCTCGAGCCGTGGGAGGACGTGCGCGATCCCGCAGGCGGCGACGTCGACGTCTTCCACGAGACCGCGCGCGAGATCGCGGAGCTCGTGCACGCACTCGCGCCGCGTCTCACCGACGTCGCGTCGCGTTAACCGCTGAACCGTGCCCGCCGGGCCTCCGTAGGACGATGAAACACCTGCCCTACGGAGGGAGTTCCATGACTCGCGCACCGATCCGTACCGGTCTCGTCCTCGCCGCACTCCTCGCGTCGTTCTGGCCCGCGGCGGCCGCGTCGGCACACACCACGCGACGCGCGTCGTGGCACGTGATCGATCACCACGAGCGCGCGTGCGTCGACGACAACGTCAATCCCGCGTTGTTCCCCGTGTACATCGCGGGCACGTGGAGCCACGCCCTACGGTTGCGCGTCGTGGGTCTGCCAAACAACGCGGACGACGCGCGGAACCCCGTGATCGCAGCGGGTTCGAGCAACGGCCGCGCGCCGGTGGGCGACGCACGCGCGCTGCTGCGTGCCGACACGCCGACCGGGACCTACGAAGGTCGGCTCGTGATCACCGACGGCACGATCAGCGAGCACATGTCCCTCGAGCTCCGGGTCAAGGGTCCGGGGCGCTGCGGCTACTGATGCGAGGCTGAACGGCGCCGTCGCCGTCCGCACATCCCCGTCAGGAACCTGTCAGAATCCCCGGCCGTCCGAGGCGTGACGATGCGCTGAACGCAGCGGAGGGGTCGGCGTGAGGGTGAACGCAGGGGACACCGCGTGGTTGATCGTTGCAACCGCGCTCGTGATGTTCATGACGCCGGGGCTCGCGCTCTTCTACGGCGGCATGGTGCGCGCGAAGAACGTGCTCACGATGCTGATGCAGAACTTCTTCTGCCTCGGCATCGTGAGCGTGCTCTGGGGTGTGGTCGTGTACTCGCTCGTGTTCGGCGGCACGAGCAAGTGGATCGGGAACTTCGACCTGGCGTGGCTCGGCCACTTCTCGACGACGCCGCCCGGGCTGGCGCTCACGGTTCCGCCCGCGCTGTTCATGCTCTATCAATTGATGTTCGCCGTGATCACGCCCGCGCTGATCACGGGCGCGATCGCGGATCGGCTGCGCTTCCACGCGTGGGTCTGGTTCAGCGGGTTGTGGCTGCTGCTCGTGTACGCGCCGATCGCACACTGGATCTTCTCGCCCGAGGGCTGGCTCTTCCGCCGCGGCGCGCTCGACTTCGCGGGTGGCACCGTCGTACACATCAACGCGGGTGTCGCCGCGCTCGCGGTGGTGCTCGTGATCGGCAGGCGTCGGGGCTGGCCGGGTACACCGATGCCGCCGCACTCGCTGCCGCTCACGCTGCTCGGCACCGGCATCCTCTGGTTCGGGTGGTTCGGGTTCAACGCGGGATCCGCGCTGCGCGCCGACGCGCTCGCGGTGCACGCGCTCGTCAACACGCAGATGGCCGCGGCCGCGGCGCTGTGCGCATGGCTTCTCGCCGAGCGCCTGCGCGGCCACCAACCGACCACCCTCGGCGCTGCGTCCGGCGCGGTTGCGGGACTCGTCGCGATCACGCCGTGCGCCGGCTTCGTCGGGGGCATGAGCCCGATCGCGATCGGCGCAATCGCCGGTTTCGTCTGCTACTTCGCGATCAATCTCAAGAACAAGCTGCACTACGACGACGCGCTCGACGTCGTCGGTGTGCACCTCGTCGGCGGGATCCTCGGTTCGCTGTTGCTCGGGTTGTTCGCCGACAAGTCGGTGAATCCGGCCGGTCGCAACGGGCTGTTCGTGCACCGCGGCGGTGCGGGGCTGCTCGGTGAGCAGCTGCTCGCGGTCGTCGTGACGCTCGTCTACTCGTTCGTCGTGACCTTCGCGATCGCGTGGGTGCTCGATCGCGTCCTGCCGCACGGGCTGCGCGTCGACGAGGAGCAGGAGCACGGGGGACTCGACATCGGCCAGCACAGCGAGGCCGCCTACGCCTTGATCGAACGCTGAGGAGAGGTCTGCCGTGAAGCTGGTCGTCGCGATCATCAAGCCGTTCAAGCTCGACGAGGTGAAGGCTTCGTTGCAGAGCTCCGGCGTGCACGGGCTGACCGTGAGCGAAGTGCGCGGCTACGGCCGCCAGCGCGGACACACCGAGGTGTACCGGGGCGCGGAGTACCGCGTCGACTTCGTGCCGAAGGTCAAGCTCGAGGTGCTCTGCGACGACGACGAGGCGCAGGACATCGCGCAGCAGCTCATCGGCGCCGCACGAACGGGCCAGATCGGCGACGGCAAGGTGTGGATCGTGCCGCTCGACGACGCCTTCCGCGTTCGCACCGGCGAAGCGGGCCCGGACGCGTTGTAGCGCGTCCGTGAAAGCGGTTCCGCGGAACCGCTTTCGGTGTCACACCCCTCCCGCATACTCGTCGTTGTCGGTGAGCGGGCAAGGAGGCACTGTGCTCGACCAACGGGAAGTCGCGAGTTCGATCGCGTCGCGCGCCACGGAACGGCTCGAAGCCGAGGTGCAATCCACGGCGGCGCTGCTCGCGGCGACGACGTGCCAGTGGCTGCTCATGATCGCCGAGCTCGACCGGCGGGAAGCGTGGGCGTCGTGGGAGTGCCGGTCCATGGCGCACTGGCTGACCTGGAAATGCGCGGTCAGCCTGCGGACCGCGCGCGATCACGTACGGGTCGCTCGCGAGCTCGAGCGTC encodes:
- a CDS encoding MFS transporter; translated protein: MKILGLDIGTVRLHKPRTPKRYFAELTGAERVYPLIVLFGLNAAAELDRSALAVLVPDIRDAFHLSDQGVLTLIALTLLGGLLLEVPLAYFSDRLHRVSIAIAGAFVWAVFGLATGAATTIWLLWIMRSGSGVGKAVVTPTHNSLLADYYPIEKRTDVFGFHRIGTAVGSAIGAFGGGLLGYYFGWRTPFVVFAFPTLVFAVLAFKLHEPLRGHWEREAAGASAETIATDEVPPSFAESVRILWQVRTLRRIWYSLPFLAASIVGLVTLTSLYYQEIYHLDERARGFINAGTEPAAAIGLMLGIPLASRMMLTDPGLGLRLLAVVGVIVAAAFTVFALTPVLWVAIVLNVFIGGVVSLLAPGIYASLSLCIPPKVRSLGYSMSSLFVVPGVLTLEVVGYISNHWGIRQGLLFVGPIFLIGAWTIASASLYVKSDINRVWTSTAAQAEVAYLRKQGLAKLLLVRNLDVAYDGVQVLFGVNFEIDEGEIVALLGTNGAGKSTLLKSISGVVEATNGAIVFDGRDMTYAPPNEVAGRGVVQVPGGAGVFPSLTVNENLRLAGWLHRRDHVRTREGVEHVLSLFPVLRERLEEPAGNLSGGQQQMLTLGMAFVTRPRLLMIDELSLGLAPAVVEQLLPIVHEIRANGTTIILVEQSVNLALTLAETAYFMEKGEIRFHGPTAELLDRPDVLRSVFLEGAATVSAPNGAASERADAPVAPAVTVGPTRLALIGVGKRFGGLHALTDVTVDVGGGEIVGFLGPNGAGKTTLFDVVSGFLPADAGTIGFDDGSGAGVRDVTRLGAAARARLGLGRSFQDGRLFPALTVAETIAVALERRVEVRDPIAAALHLPSVTDSELHVRERVEQLLELLGITDFRDKLTRELSTGSRRVVDLACVLAHEPTVLLLDEPSSGIAQREAEALGPLLLRIRNETGASLLVIEHDVPLLLSIADRIVALELGEVVTTGAPADVVHDPRVVASYLGTTEAAISRSGSASGNGTAQPAASSTPI
- a CDS encoding ABC transporter permease; the encoded protein is MNVLRGEPQLHDTGDTATRQREHGFLALDLSRDGGVRRALVAAAPFLVLVVGSRLLWRHVPWGVTLNGAELGLLSSLIAVGLALTFRANRIINFAQADLGIVPSLLASLLILAKGWSYWFAMPVGLLSAAVLGALVELIFVRRFFTAPRLILTVATIGITQVLVGFSFFMPGWFGNLSSPQYSPPVHVDFTFGQVAFNGNDVAVFVVAPLVLLALAWFMRFSAIGIGLRGSAESASRALLLGVPVKRLHTIVWMISAVLAFVGLFLRAGVVGVSIGQVLGPEILLPALGAAVIGRMEKMPTIVGAAIGLGVVDQSVKFAWNQDGYRDAVIALIIVVAVLFARDRSRNRVGADDVSTWQATRETRPIPNELRGVREVVAAQWVLGLLALFGLAAVPLFMGESRVLLAGTIGIFAMIGISLVVLTGWAGQVSLGQVAVVGIAAAVAGSLTTRYHWDMSLVMLAGGCVGAVVMTVVGLPTLRARGLSFAVTTLALALVTSSYLLNPQFFSSWLPKGRIERTRVFGAIAVGSETRFYVLILVMLGLTLVAVRGLRTSRTGRVLIGTRENERAAESYGIDARRAVVIAFAVSGFISGVAGALFVHQQRALDLANFQPAAALTVFSMVVVGGLGSMSGAIAGAIYVQGINWFLPSEWSFLATGAGMLLVLMLLPGGLGGAFGDLRDEGLRWFARRRGIRVPSLVADTMVATAAPEIPTVSAQPSASESKPESEPELTEPAR
- a CDS encoding TetR/AcrR family transcriptional regulator; translated protein: MATPQPAAQPTLDGRSARARRTRDAVVRALLGLIAEGDLRPTAGRIAERAGISLRSVYVHFEDLDDLFLAAAREQRTRVGALVRPLSTDGPFEDRLVAFSNQRTAVLDAIAPVAKATALQEPWSPALANATRYARRQGRVELERVFAIELDALGPETRARTLDACDALTSSESWEFLRVRRNLGLAAATATVTDTLRALLRAGDATATEARATMAPARAGRGRRRGR